The genomic DNA TCGGCGGTTCTCGGATGGAGGGTCTCGCACGTCGCCCGTATGGGTCCCGAACCTGTTAACGATGGCTCCCTCGCCGTCGAGACCTGCGGTCGACGGGTCGAGCAGGTGGACGGGAACGGCGTGGAGAACAGTGAAAACGGAACCGGGGTCCGGTTACTCGTCGTCGACGCGGCGGACGGCCTTCCGGTACCCGCCGTCCGTCTCGACCTGCCCACCGTCGGCAGCGACCTCGTCGCCGCCGTCGGCGGCCAGCTTCTGTGCCTCGAACCACTGGAACTCTCGGCCGAACATGCCGTCGTCCTTGAGGTTCCACGGGTCGGCGTCCTCGACCTCGGGACCCTCGTACCAGGACTGGACCATGTTCCACGCCCAGATGAGCTGGGCGATGCCGATGAGGAACGCCCCGACCGTCGAGATCTGGTGGAGCGTCGTCACCTGCGCGAGCGGCGCGATGGCGCCGTCGAACTGGTAGGTGGCGTACCGGCGCGGCATGCCCAGGTAGCCCAGCACCAGGAACGCGAAGAACGTGATGTTGGTGCCGATCATCGAGAGCCAGAAGTGGATCTTCGCCAGCTTGCGCTGGTACATCCGGCCCGTGACGATGGGGAACCAGTAGTAGAGCGCGCCCATGCCGGCGAACGCGATCATCCCCATCACGATGTAGTGGAAGTGCCCGACGACGTAGTAGGTGTCGTGGAGCACGAGGTCCACCGGGATGGCGGCGAGGAAGACGCCCGTGATGCCGCCGATGATGAAGTTACTGATGAACCCGATGCAGAACAGCATCGGCGCCGTGAGGCGCAGTTTGCCGTTCCACATCGTGGTGATCCAGTTGAAGGTCTTGACCGCGGATGGTATCGCGATGGCCAACGAGACCGCCATGAACGACGCCCGGATGCGCGGGTCGATGCCCGTGCTGAACATGTGGTGGGCCCAGACGCCGAAGCTCAGGACCCCGATGGCGAGCGTCGAGTAGACGACGAACTTGAAGCCGAACAGCTTCCGGCCCGAGAACTTCGGCAGGATCCACGAGACCAGCCCCATCGGGGGCAGGACGAGGATGTACACCTCGGGGTGGCCGAAGAACCAGAACAGGTGCTGCCAGAGGATTGGCGAGCCACCCTCGACGGCGAAGAAGGCGGTCGCGAAGTTCCGGTCCAGCAGCAGCATGATGAGCGCGCTCCCGAGGAGCGGGAACGCGAACAGGATGAGCGCGGACTGCGTGAGGATGGTCCAGCTGAAGATGTCCAGGTTGGCCCAGTTCACGTCGTCGGCGCGCTCGGTGAAGATGGTCGCGATGAAGTTGATCGCACCCATCGTGGCCGAGACCCCCGTCAGGTGGAGGCCCAGCAGCATCAGGTCCACGCCGGCGTTGGGCTGCTCGGCCGACAGCGGCGTGTACATCGTCCACGAGGTCTGCGCGGGGGTGATGTCGAGCCCGAGCGGCGCCGTGAAGAACCCGGCCCAGATGAGGATCGCGCCCGGCGGGAGCAGCCAGAACGCGATAGCGTTGATGCGCGGGAACGCCATGTCGTCCGCCCCGATGAGGAGCGGGATGAAGTAGTTCGAGAACGCCGCGATGATGGGCGTCCCGAAGAGGAACAGCATCGTGATGCCGTGGCTCGTCAGCAGGCTGTTGTAGAACTGGGCCTGCATGATGTCGAAGCCCGGCGCCGCCAGTTCGGCGCGCATCAGCAGGACGGCCGCCCCGCCCCAGAAGAACGCGATGAGCGCGTAGATGCCGTAGAGGATGCCGATGTCCTTGTGGTCGACGGTGGTGAACCACCGAACGATGCCTGCGGGTTTCTCCGCGTGTCCGCCGCCGTAGCCCGAATCGCCGAGCGTGCTCGTGCCCCCGAGTGGGGTGTACGAGCGCCAGTCCTCCATGCGGGCGAGGAAGCCGGCCACCGCGACCAGCAACACCCCCATGAGAACGGTCAGCGCGAGCTGTTCTCCTGCCATGTGCTTCGGTCGGGACTGCGCGGTTAGAAAGGTTGCGTTCCCGGTCAGCCAGCGGCGCCGTCTCGCGATTCTCCAGGCGGGACTCGGGGGGTCGTTCGGACCGGCACTGACCGGCAAGCGCTGCCGGAAAAGCGGGTCGGTTACGTGGTCGATGCGTCGGTTACGCGGCCGATTCGGCCTCGGCGTCCCCCTCGTCGGTCCCCGACTCGGGGCTCGTCTCCTCGGTCGCGCCGGCCTCCTCGCTGAGTTCGAGGCCCTGCTCCTCCAGCTCGTTCTCGGCCTCGGAGATCGCCTTCCCCGAGACGTAGGTCAGGACCGCCAGCGCGACGAACGTGACGATCATGATGCTGAACTGGAGTGCCGTCCCGACCGGGTCCGAGCCGAACGGGTTGATGAGTGCGAACGCGAGGATGAAGAAGAGGATGATGCCGAGCGGGATGGCGTTGACCACGAGGTCGAGCAGGGTCTCGCGGTCGAACGTCTTCGCCTCCGATTCGCTTGCCATGGTCGAAACTTCCCGGGGACGAACTACAACCTTTCCTTTCGCCGCGGGGTGGATTCCGCGAG from Haloglomus litoreum includes the following:
- a CDS encoding DUF6684 family protein, coding for MASESEAKTFDRETLLDLVVNAIPLGIILFFILAFALINPFGSDPVGTALQFSIMIVTFVALAVLTYVSGKAISEAENELEEQGLELSEEAGATEETSPESGTDEGDAEAESAA
- the ctaD gene encoding cytochrome c oxidase subunit I, whose product is MAGEQLALTVLMGVLLVAVAGFLARMEDWRSYTPLGGTSTLGDSGYGGGHAEKPAGIVRWFTTVDHKDIGILYGIYALIAFFWGGAAVLLMRAELAAPGFDIMQAQFYNSLLTSHGITMLFLFGTPIIAAFSNYFIPLLIGADDMAFPRINAIAFWLLPPGAILIWAGFFTAPLGLDITPAQTSWTMYTPLSAEQPNAGVDLMLLGLHLTGVSATMGAINFIATIFTERADDVNWANLDIFSWTILTQSALILFAFPLLGSALIMLLLDRNFATAFFAVEGGSPILWQHLFWFFGHPEVYILVLPPMGLVSWILPKFSGRKLFGFKFVVYSTLAIGVLSFGVWAHHMFSTGIDPRIRASFMAVSLAIAIPSAVKTFNWITTMWNGKLRLTAPMLFCIGFISNFIIGGITGVFLAAIPVDLVLHDTYYVVGHFHYIVMGMIAFAGMGALYYWFPIVTGRMYQRKLAKIHFWLSMIGTNITFFAFLVLGYLGMPRRYATYQFDGAIAPLAQVTTLHQISTVGAFLIGIAQLIWAWNMVQSWYEGPEVEDADPWNLKDDGMFGREFQWFEAQKLAADGGDEVAADGGQVETDGGYRKAVRRVDDE